A part of Desulfobacterales bacterium genomic DNA contains:
- a CDS encoding aldehyde ferredoxin oxidoreductase family protein yields MALNRKIAYIDLSTGKIETKPIPVEVRRKFLGGRGLDAYLLYNHTKKGVDSLGPKNTLIVSGGILTATCASATARTHVMAKSPLTNLLGSCNMGGFFAPELAWAGFHHLVIKGKAKKPVYLWIHNGEIEIRDAASLWGLTTTETQWAIRKELDDEDIKSMVIGPAGENLVRFANVMTGIKNSGGRTGMGAVMGSKNLKAIAARGTMDIKIAHPIDALEFNKRFIDQITSAKVNQTQGTLGTPFIWGATNSWGGVRTRNFQYNQCEYADDIEPERIDEICTETMGPHHMTGCFGCQVHCRAKYKIPTGPYAGKYDEGPEYTSQGAFGGEPDCKSAETVLTGNHLVNQWGVDNLEIGSIIAWAMELYELGILTSKDTDGLELRFGNDEALLEMVRRICFREGWLGDTLADGGIPASEKIGKNSFDYLIQVKGMNNLHSDERATPGLALNIATASRGSDHLRSRPAIDLYHLPEAVLRKIYSNPVPYDGPLSSEHTEYIGKPWQVFWQENCYMAVDCLGICKYHTTFLGATLPNFEDWPKVLYYNTGLEFTPKDIWDIAERCNNIERLFNLREGLTRDDLKKGDTLNHRYFDEPCLRGAPDVIGAKIDRKKFKKMVDEFYVHHGWDKNGVPTPETLKRLGLDQEPSHLL; encoded by the coding sequence ATGGCATTAAATAGAAAGATTGCATATATCGATCTCAGCACCGGCAAGATTGAAACCAAACCGATCCCGGTGGAGGTTCGCAGGAAATTTCTCGGCGGCAGGGGGTTGGATGCCTATCTGCTGTATAACCATACCAAAAAGGGTGTGGATTCGCTGGGACCGAAAAACACACTGATCGTCAGCGGCGGCATTTTGACGGCAACCTGTGCGTCGGCAACCGCCCGGACGCACGTGATGGCAAAATCTCCCCTGACCAACCTGCTGGGCAGCTGCAATATGGGCGGCTTCTTTGCGCCGGAACTGGCCTGGGCCGGTTTTCATCACCTGGTCATCAAGGGAAAGGCCAAAAAGCCCGTATACCTCTGGATTCATAACGGCGAAATCGAAATCAGAGATGCCGCCAGCCTCTGGGGGCTCACCACCACGGAAACCCAGTGGGCCATTCGCAAGGAGCTGGATGACGAGGATATCAAAAGTATGGTGATCGGTCCGGCCGGTGAAAATCTGGTTCGTTTTGCCAACGTCATGACGGGGATCAAGAATTCCGGCGGCAGGACCGGGATGGGGGCTGTGATGGGGTCTAAAAACCTCAAAGCGATTGCCGCCAGGGGAACCATGGACATCAAGATTGCCCATCCCATTGACGCCCTGGAGTTCAACAAGCGCTTTATCGACCAGATCACCAGCGCCAAGGTCAATCAAACCCAGGGGACCCTGGGAACGCCTTTTATCTGGGGCGCCACCAATTCCTGGGGCGGCGTCAGAACCCGTAATTTCCAGTACAATCAGTGCGAGTATGCCGATGATATCGAACCCGAGCGGATAGATGAAATCTGTACCGAAACCATGGGGCCGCATCACATGACCGGCTGCTTCGGCTGTCAGGTGCACTGCCGCGCCAAGTATAAAATTCCCACAGGGCCGTATGCCGGAAAATATGATGAAGGTCCGGAATATACCTCCCAGGGTGCCTTCGGCGGCGAGCCCGATTGCAAAAGCGCCGAGACGGTCCTGACCGGCAACCATCTGGTGAACCAGTGGGGTGTGGACAACCTGGAAATCGGCAGCATCATTGCCTGGGCAATGGAGCTTTATGAACTGGGGATCCTCACGTCCAAGGACACGGATGGCCTGGAGTTGCGGTTCGGCAATGATGAGGCCCTGCTGGAGATGGTTCGCCGCATTTGCTTTCGGGAGGGCTGGCTGGGGGATACCCTGGCCGACGGCGGCATCCCGGCATCCGAGAAGATCGGGAAAAATTCGTTTGACTACCTCATCCAGGTCAAAGGGATGAACAACCTGCATTCGGACGAAAGAGCCACCCCGGGGCTGGCCCTGAATATCGCCACAGCTTCCCGGGGCTCCGATCATTTAAGAAGCAGGCCGGCCATTGACCTCTACCATCTGCCCGAAGCGGTCTTGCGAAAGATTTACAGCAATCCCGTTCCCTATGACGGTCCCTTAAGCTCGGAGCATACCGAATATATCGGCAAACCCTGGCAGGTTTTCTGGCAGGAGAATTGCTACATGGCGGTTGACTGTCTGGGAATATGCAAATATCACACGACCTTTTTAGGGGCGACCCTGCCGAATTTCGAAGATTGGCCCAAGGTGCTGTACTACAATACCGGCCTGGAGTTCACACCCAAGGATATATGGGACATCGCGGAGCGCTGCAATAATATAGAACGGCTGTTTAATCTGCGGGAGGGGCTGACCCGGGACGACTTGAAAAAGGGCGATACCCTCAACCATCGTTACTTTGATGAGCCCTGCCTGCGGGGGGCGCCGGATGTCATCGGCGCCAAAATCGACCGGAAAAAATTCAAGAAGATGGTTGATGAGTTTTACGTTCATCATGGTTGGGACAAAAACGGCGTACCCACGCCGGAAACATTGAAACGGCTGGGCCTGGACCAGGAACCGTCCCATCTATTATAA
- a CDS encoding 4Fe-4S dicluster domain-containing protein: protein MKVKHPEQKPVFDRDTIAKFTKDHRLNLCLECGKCNALCPMVNLYGRYDYGRSSRAIVERILFEPDKIGDEAFWFCLTCEECTFYCPSGVLFQSFMTALRNDMLQQGHHRFAVMCPDCGEYLMPKNEMEYLVKRGNRKEIEALLSTCPRCKKKKYMDTLKRMAP from the coding sequence GTGAAAGTGAAACACCCGGAACAAAAACCGGTTTTTGACCGGGACACCATCGCGAAGTTTACAAAAGACCACCGGCTGAACCTGTGTCTGGAGTGCGGCAAGTGCAATGCCCTCTGTCCCATGGTGAATCTTTACGGTCGATACGACTATGGCCGGTCCTCCCGGGCCATTGTGGAGCGGATTCTGTTTGAGCCGGACAAGATCGGCGATGAGGCCTTCTGGTTTTGCCTGACCTGCGAGGAATGCACCTTTTACTGCCCCAGCGGGGTCTTGTTCCAAAGCTTTATGACGGCCCTGAGAAACGATATGCTGCAGCAGGGGCATCACCGCTTCGCGGTCATGTGTCCGGACTGCGGCGAGTACCTGATGCCCAAGAATGAAATGGAATATCTGGTGAAACGGGGAAATCGCAAAGAGATAGAGGCGCTGCTGTCCACCTGTCCGCGCTGCAAGAAAAAGAAGTATATGGATACGCTTAAGCGGATGGCGCCCTAG